One window of Channa argus isolate prfri chromosome 4, Channa argus male v1.0, whole genome shotgun sequence genomic DNA carries:
- the LOC137125683 gene encoding DNA-binding protein RFX7 isoform X3, translating into MADDQQQPGQKPASGLGSLPALVPGLQGPEANALQFKIKNSICKSVQSKVDSILMNLGKNQDVEKFTDIEKLYLYLKLPSGPSSGNDKSDQSSMSSSRTQQMYAFNWIRNHLEEHPETSLPKQEVYDEYKSYCDNLGYNPLSAADFGKIMKNVFPNMKARRLGMRGKSKYCYSGLRKKAFVHMPSLPNLDLQKSGDGCELMEPTGQSPSAEDEMRSAACGLVCEWAQKVLSRQFDNVEDLARFLLNSHYIGTKSTAALTVMTGTPTGIKTPTPASAFVPTAETNSFQPQVKTLPSPSVDAKQQLQRKIQKKQQEQKLHSPLPPESQVKRTEASTPGPTIPCGSPALLSPQPTIGIVVAAVPSPVTVQRSRQLMTSPSPVGTAEGKVLPVNFQVVTQSIKQSQKTPQNISASPVGDRLPRHSTRYAQILPKPSATSAITLRSPPTLLITNSPIKTVMPTSHVSSVNVVKMTAIALAPSSSSSSNSSSTTVRPASAGVSATAASDDSQQSHVGNSAASQSPAVRPSAPTSTTILSTDTKVVSEAGNDNNPTSGTEKTAIKEERVPKFRAASEPSFLVKCSLGPDKGGRLKSDATSSPTSVAVVGTQDSNNSNCHDSTLYLTVDNQNSNGNMSSSVSSAVTPTSKDPCSDTKSHRKRTGPCGETHVIPVKRVFISQQTLAVVDSPKPGVSAAVKRIPRPGTPARPESAPCKVTMKHTSIGPTQILALSDSPITHTKGSQTVVKPQALVEKEENRCLSTDTSTGATDTNPSDQALLQQITGDPCAVPANSGAHEASVMSDLKSTIWEEGQLDELRKQAFAQQIPAEHKQAPTDQLAIISQPPEGSGQLTLTQEMVDFAGSQPSMDYFPFNDDDMTQDSIVEELVQMEEQMKLKGLFSDCVDVSLQGQSASNQGSILNAHQAGTTFYHSAHSSTTPVQTPTPTPTPTPTPTPTSEMTLGHSLTRESPCSRMAPITPVDGAMGRHTPISTPLSNCSSSVPPSPVECRNPFAFTPINSSMTGYHDASIVSNSPVKPMQRPMATHPDKAKLEWINNRYNSTSGGPLPNHSIGILPSYQDLVDDQFRKPHAFAIPGQSFQAQSRQDAAHFGRLTPISPVQQHQQQTQQQQQLVTGVTTPTKQESFAVPAPLDNKASTSSASSTFRCRSVSPAVRQRNFSGNTGPPTTTTNTTTTRAVVSPFNSPITSEVLNILSNSQTVSSVNSMVQRSQSVPLNIMMQSEMLPVQGQSNTAKITNVLLSKMEADGDDSVRGLGINNLPSNYTARMNLTQILETTPGFAAGTAHQTQLPVSSSPAAFELQQHGYLPTGSEEHMSFSTGDSQAQVGPGEQDQQQLQENPVQTQPQLLLQSTQQQGVEDEQQQLDFNNTVKDLLGDDGLNPSSQLVGQVASELNAVASDFSNDIRLTSDLSSSITDLNTLDTNLLFDPNQQQEQYEDSTLEELKNDPLFQQICSDTVNSGFDWLESKDQPTTVEMLG; encoded by the exons ATGGCTGATGATCAACAACAACCTGGTCAGAAGCCTGCCTCCGGATTAGGTTCTCTTCCAGCGCTGGTGCCAGGACTCCAGGGGCCCGAGGCGAACGCGTTACAGTTCAAAATAAAGAATTCAATTTG CAAATCTGTACAATCAAAAGTGGACAGCATATTG ATGAATTTGGGGAAAAAT CAAGATGTTGAGAAGTTTACAGACATCGAAAAACTCTACCTCTACCTTAAGTTGCCTTCTGGTCCCAGCAGTGGCAATGATAAAAG TGATCAGAGTTCCATGTCGTCAAGCCGTACTCAACAGATGTATGCTTTCAACTGGATACGGAATCACCTAGAGGAGCACCCTGAGACTTCCCTGCCGAAGCAAGAGGTGTACGACGAATACAA GAGCTATTGTGACAATCTTGGCTACAATCCACTGAGTGCAGCAGACTTTGGAAAGATCATGAAGAATGTCTTTCCTAACATGAAGGCACGTCGACTGGGCATGAGGGGCAAATCTAA ATACTGTTATAGCGGGTTAAGGAAGAAAGCTTTTGTTCACATGCCATCTTTACCCAATCTGGATCTACAGAAATCTGGTGATGGG TGTGAGTTGATGGAGCCGACGGGCCAGTCGCCCAGCGCTGAAGATGAAATGAGATCTGCAGCATGTGgattggtgtgtgaatgggccCAGAAGGTCCTGAGTCGGCAGTTTGACAATGTGGAGGACCTGGCCCGCTTCCTGCTCAATAGCCACTATATTGGTACTAAGTCCACGGCTGCTCTCACTGTTATGACTGGAACGCCCACAG GGATAAAGACACCAACTCCAGCCTCTGCATTTGTGCCCACAGCTGAGACAAACTCTTTCCAGCCCCAGGTGAAGACTCTGCCCTCTCCCTCTGTTGATGCAAAACAGCAACTGCAGCGAAAGATTCAAAAGaagcagcaggagcagaagCTCCACTCACCGCTGCCCCCCGAGTCCCAGGTCAAGAGAACAGAGGCCAGTACCCCTGGCCCCACCATTCCTTGTGGCAGCCCCGCTCTGCTCTCCCCTCAGCCCACCATAGGCATTGTAGTAGCAGCCGTCCCCAGCCCAGTCACG GTACAGAGGAGCAGGCAGTTAATGACCTCACCTAGCCCTGTAGGAACAGCTGAGGGAAAAGTGTTGCCTGTAAACTTTCAAGTGGTCACTCAGTCTATTAAACAGTCCCAGAAAACTCCCCAGAATATATCAGCTAGTCCTGTGGGTGACCGGCTGCCACGACATAGTACGCGGTACGCTCAAATCCTACCTAAGCCCTCGGCCACCAGTGCAATCACACTGCGCTCACCCCCCACCCTACTTATTACCAACAGCCCCATCAAAACTGTGATGCCAACTTCCCACGTAAGCTCAGTCAATGTGGTAAAGATGACGGCCATTGCTCTGgctcccagcagcagcagtagtagtaatagCAGCAGCACAACTGTGCGTCCTGCTTCTGCAGGTGTGAGTGCCACAGCTGCTTCGGATGATTCCCAGCAGTCGCATGTTGGAAACTCGGCTGCTTCTCAGTCTCCTGCAGTCAGACCCAGTGCCCCGACCTCCACCACAATCCTCTCCACTGATACCAAAGTGgtgtctgaagctggaaatgaCAATAACCCCACCTCTGGCACAGAGAAAACTGCCATCAAAGAGGAGAGAGTGCCTAAGTTCAGGGCTGCCAGTGAGCCAAGCTTCCTGGTTAAGTGTTCCCTGGGACCAGACAAAGGGGGGAGGTTAAAAAGTGACGCCACATCTTCTCCCACCTCTGTAGCTGTAGTTGGGACTCAGGACAGCAATAACAGTAACTGCCATGACAGTACTTTGTACTTGACTGTTGATAATCAGAACTCCAATGGCAACATGTCATCCAGTGTCTCCTCTGCTGTTACCCCAACATCAAAGGATCCCTGTTCAGATACCAAGAGCCACAGGAAGCGCACAGGCCCATGTGGGGAGACCCATGTGATTCCTGTGAAGAGGGTGTTTATTTCACAGCAGACTCTTGCTGTAGTTGACAGTCCCAAACCTGGAGTCAGTGCTGCAGTGAAGAGAATCCCCCGACCAGGAACCCCTGCTAGACCAGAGAGCGCCCCCTGCAAAGTGACTATGAAACACACCTCTATAGGACCTACACAGATCCTTGCACTCTCCGActcacccatcacacacactaagGGCTCCCAGACTGTTGTCAAACCCCAGGCCTTagtggagaaagaagaaaaccgTTGTCTCAGCACTGACACCAGCACTGGAGCCACTGACACAAACCCGTCTGATCAAGCATTGCTGCAGCAGATCACTGGGGACCCTTGTGCCGTACCAGCCAACTCAGGAGCACATGAAGCCTCTGTGATGAGTGACTTAAAGAGCACAATATGGGAGGAGGGACAGCTTGATGAGCTTCGGAAGCAGGCTTTTGCTCAACAGATACCAGCAGAACACAAACAAGCCCCTACCGATCAACTTGCCATTATTTCTCAACCCCCTGAGGGCTCAGGCCAGCTTACTCTCACACAGGAGATGGTTGACTTTGCAGGTTCTCAGCCCAGCATGGACTATTTCCCCTTCAATGATGATGACATGACCCAGGACAGCATTGTAGAGGAGCTAGTCCAAATGGAGGAGCAAATGAAGCTTAAGGGTCTGTTTAGTGACTGTGTTGATGTTTCTCTTCAAGGCCAGTCAGCAAGCAATCAAGGGTCTATCCTGAATGCTCACCAAGCTGGCACTACCTTCTACCACTCTGCCCACAGTAGTACCACTCCCGTCCAAACACCCACTCCAACACCAACACCAACCCCAACACCCACCCCTACCTCAGAAATGACGCTTGGGCACAGCCTAACAAGGGAGAGCCCCTGTTCCCGCATGGCTCCGATTACTCCTGTGGATGGAGCCATGGGTCGCCACACCCCCATCAGCACACCACTGTCCAACTGCAGTAGCAGTGTACCCCCAAGCCCAGTTGAgtgcagaaacccttttgctttTACTCCCATAAACTCCAGCATGACAGGTTATCATGATGCCAGTATTGTCTCTAACAGCCCTGTCAAGCCCATGCAGAGGCCAATGGCAACACACCCTGACAAGGCGAAACTAGAGTGGATCAACAACCGCTATAACAGCACCTCTGGAGGCCCTTTGCCCAACCATAGCATTGGTATTCTGCCCAGCTACCAAGACCTGGTAGATGACCAGTTTCGTAAGCCACATGCCTTTGCAATTCCTGGTCAGTCATTTCAAGCCCAGTCAAGACAGGATGCTGCTCACTTTGGTCGTCTGACTCCTATTTCCCCAGTGcagcaacatcaacaacaaacacaacagcagcagcagctagtAACAGGTGTGACTACTCCTACTAAACAGGAGAGTTTTGCTGTGCCTGCTCCGTTAGATAACAAAGCATCAACCTCATCTGCTTCCAGTACTTTTCGTTGCCGCAGTGTTAGCCCTGCAGTGCGCCAGAGGAACTTCAGTGGGAACACTGGCCCTCCAACTACCACAACGAATACCACCACCACTCGAGCTGTGGTTTCACCCTTTAACTCCCCTATCACTTCTGAGGTGCTCAACATTTTGTCTAACAGTCAGACAGTCAGCTCTGTCAATAGCATGGTCCAGAGGAGTCAGTCTGTTCCTCTGAACATCATGATGCAGAGTGAGATGCTGCCTGTGCAGGGACAGAGTAACACCGCCAAAATCACCAATGTTCTTCTCAGCAAGATGGAAGCTGATGGGGATGATTCTGTCCGTGGTTTGGGCATAAACAACCTCCCTTCTAACTACACAGCCCGTATGAACCTCACACAGATCTTGGAGACCACTCCTGGTTTTGCTGCAGGAACTGCTCACCAGACTCAGCTGCCTGTGAGCTCTAGCCCTGCTGCCTTTGAGCTCCAGCAACATGGCTACCTCCCCACAGGCAGTGAAGAACACATGAGTTTCTCCACTGGGGACAGCCAAGCACAAGTAGGTCCTGGCGAGCAAgaccagcagcagctccaagAGAATCCTGTGCAGACACAACCACAGCTCCTCCTCCAGAGCACACAGCAGCAGGGGGTGGAGGACGAGCAGCAACAGCTGGATTTCAACAACACTGTCAAGGATTTGTTAGGGGATGATGGTCTCAACCCCAGTTCCCAGTTGGTGGGTCAGGTAGCTTCAGAGCTCAATGCTGTGGCATCTGACTTCTCAAATGACATCAGACTGACCTCAGATCTGTCCAGTAGCATCACTGACCTTAATACATTGGATACAAACCTGCTGTTTGATCCAAACCAACAGCAGGAACAATATGAAGACTCAACACTGGAAGAACTGAAGAATGACCCGCTTTTTCAGCAGATATGCAGTGATACTGTGAACTCTGGTTTTGACTGGCTAGAAAGTAAAGACCAGCCTACTACAGTAGAGATGCTTGGCTAA